The proteins below are encoded in one region of Methanofollis aquaemaris:
- a CDS encoding SWIM zinc finger family protein, with amino-acid sequence MIDFWAEVKEAGLTPEIRDGLRKRYRMRGQKAVEAVESGRVEKYNDFFVVKGRDEDYIVEDDFCTCKDFTYRGRCCRHILAVRIATLTNQYTQKDAWYLDFLGENRQAR; translated from the coding sequence ATGATCGACTTCTGGGCGGAAGTTAAGGAGGCCGGCCTCACCCCCGAGATCCGCGATGGCCTTCGCAAGCGGTATCGGATGCGCGGGCAGAAGGCCGTCGAAGCGGTCGAAAGCGGCAGAGTCGAGAAATACAACGATTTTTTCGTGGTCAAAGGACGAGATGAAGATTATATCGTTGAAGACGATTTCTGCACCTGCAAAGACTTCACCTACCGGGGCCGATGTTGCCGGCACATCCTGGCCGTCCGGATCGCCACTCTTACCAACCAATACACTCAAAAAGACGCCTGGTATCTCGACTTCCTGGGAGAGAATCGGCAGGCACGATGA
- a CDS encoding Nif3-like dinuclear metal center hexameric protein: protein MHIADLVARLEEIAPPDLAEEFDEGRIGLIVEGREEVGTVCCALDATPAVAKTAAAMGADLLVVHHTPLWTPVTAVRGQDAAVLAPLLSHGINLYGMHTNFDRAVGGVNDILAERLGLEDTERMSLGVVGRCTLPLAEMVERIGGNVRVWGEAKDPERLGVVGGSGFDPDLIEEAVALGADAFLSAELKHHVARTSPIPCIESTHYALEAPAMEALALREGWEYIADAPRLTTFP from the coding sequence ATGCATATCGCAGACCTTGTTGCGCGTCTCGAAGAGATTGCACCGCCTGACCTTGCAGAAGAATTCGACGAGGGACGGATCGGTCTCATCGTCGAAGGACGGGAGGAGGTCGGGACGGTCTGCTGCGCCCTCGACGCCACGCCCGCCGTGGCAAAAACCGCCGCGGCCATGGGCGCCGACCTCCTCGTCGTCCACCACACCCCCCTCTGGACGCCGGTGACCGCGGTGCGGGGACAGGACGCAGCGGTCCTCGCCCCCCTCCTCAGCCACGGCATCAACCTCTATGGCATGCACACCAACTTCGACCGCGCCGTCGGCGGGGTGAACGACATCCTTGCAGAGCGCCTCGGCCTCGAAGATACCGAGAGGATGTCGCTCGGCGTCGTCGGCCGCTGCACCCTCCCGCTTGCGGAGATGGTCGAGCGGATCGGCGGCAACGTCAGGGTCTGGGGCGAGGCAAAAGATCCCGAACGCCTCGGCGTCGTCGGCGGGAGCGGTTTCGACCCCGACCTCATCGAGGAAGCGGTCGCCCTCGGCGCCGACGCCTTCCTCTCTGCGGAGTTGAAGCACCACGTCGCCCGGACCTCTCCCATCCCCTGCATCGAGTCGACTCACTACGCCCTCGAAGCCCCGGCGATGGAAGCGCTCGCCCTGCGCGAAGGCTGGGAATATATCGCGGACGCACCCCGCCTCACCACCTTCCCATGA
- a CDS encoding homocysteine biosynthesis protein — protein MEKSIEEINIRIRDGNARVVTAEEMPEIVAELGEEGALREVDVVTTGTFGAMCSSGAFLNFGHADPPIRMERVWLNDVEAYSGLAAVDAYLGATSESTTQGNAYGGAHVIEDFVSGKAIELRAISKGTDCYPRRTVTTTLLLEDLNDAVMVNPRNSFQCYDAATNMTERVLHTYMGMLLPHSGNVSFSGAGALSPLANDPAYHVIGSGVPIFLGGAQGMIVGQGTQSSPATGFANLMTTGNLKEMNADFLRAATFMGYGVTMYVGVGVPIPVVDLDVVRSTAVRDEEIMTDIVDYGTPSNNRPTIARVSYAELKSGKVEIGGEEVRTSSLSSYRKAREVAECLRTWVEGGSMELTLPTRRFNAAKRTGPMRETKVVPRVREIMDTQVVAVAEDELISAAAAKLLKGETNHLPVLNGDGQLVGIVTTYDVTKAVGSTRDLTVVRDIMTRRVVRTSPEEAVDIAAQKLERHNISALPVVDQANRVIGMLSAIDLGKLLGGRWQA, from the coding sequence ATGGAGAAGTCCATCGAAGAGATTAATATAAGAATACGCGATGGCAACGCCCGCGTCGTCACGGCAGAGGAGATGCCGGAGATCGTCGCGGAACTCGGCGAGGAAGGAGCCCTCAGGGAGGTGGATGTGGTCACCACCGGTACCTTTGGGGCGATGTGCTCATCAGGCGCCTTCCTCAACTTCGGTCATGCCGACCCCCCGATCCGGATGGAGCGGGTCTGGCTCAATGATGTCGAGGCCTACAGCGGACTGGCGGCGGTGGACGCCTACCTCGGGGCGACGAGCGAGTCGACGACGCAGGGGAACGCCTACGGCGGCGCTCACGTCATCGAGGACTTCGTCTCGGGCAAGGCGATCGAACTGCGCGCCATCTCCAAGGGCACCGACTGTTATCCGCGCCGGACGGTGACGACAACCCTGCTCCTCGAAGATCTCAACGATGCCGTCATGGTCAATCCGAGGAATTCTTTCCAGTGTTATGACGCCGCTACGAACATGACCGAGCGTGTTCTTCATACCTATATGGGGATGCTCCTTCCCCACAGCGGCAATGTCTCGTTCTCGGGTGCAGGCGCACTTTCCCCGCTTGCAAACGACCCCGCGTACCATGTGATCGGGAGCGGCGTCCCGATCTTCCTGGGCGGCGCCCAGGGGATGATCGTGGGTCAGGGCACCCAGTCCTCGCCGGCGACCGGGTTTGCAAACCTGATGACCACGGGAAATCTCAAGGAGATGAACGCGGACTTTCTCCGCGCCGCGACCTTCATGGGCTACGGCGTGACGATGTACGTCGGCGTCGGTGTGCCGATCCCGGTCGTGGACCTGGATGTGGTGCGGAGCACGGCGGTGAGAGACGAGGAGATCATGACCGATATCGTCGACTATGGTACGCCGAGCAACAACCGCCCGACCATCGCCCGCGTCAGTTATGCCGAACTCAAGAGCGGGAAGGTGGAGATCGGCGGCGAAGAGGTCAGAACGTCCTCGCTCTCCAGTTACCGGAAGGCGCGGGAGGTCGCCGAGTGTCTCCGCACCTGGGTGGAGGGAGGTTCGATGGAACTCACCCTCCCGACCCGCCGGTTCAACGCGGCCAAGCGGACCGGTCCGATGCGCGAGACGAAGGTGGTGCCCAGGGTGCGCGAGATCATGGACACGCAGGTGGTGGCCGTCGCCGAGGACGAACTGATCAGTGCGGCCGCGGCGAAACTGCTCAAGGGCGAGACCAACCATCTCCCGGTCCTCAACGGAGACGGGCAACTGGTCGGGATCGTGACCACTTACGATGTCACCAAGGCGGTGGGGAGCACCCGCGACCTCACGGTGGTGCGGGACATCATGACCCGCCGGGTGGTGCGGACGTCGCCCGAGGAGGCGGTGGATATTGCGGCCCAGAAACTCGAACGGCACAATATCAGCGCTCTGCCGGTGGTCGACCAAGCCAACCGGGTGATCGGGATGCTCTCTGCGATCGATCTAGGAAAGCTCCTTGGCGGGAGGTGGCAGGCATGA